CTCCTTAGGTGATGCCTTTGGTTTGAGTTTAGGACACGAACCATATCAAATAACTGCCAATCTTCGAGGTCAGGAAGTGGATGGCGATCGCCTTCTGGAGCAATTCAGAGCCGATTACCTGTGGGAACTGGCCGAAATGATGAGTGGCGAAACCCAAACAAGCGAAGCTATTGAAATGGCCTATGCTCCTGTTGCCTGGCGTAAAATTGTCGAGCAAGCTTTACCAGGGATTGATGAAATGCTTTCCCTGTTAACAGTAATGGAATTGCTAGAGCAACAAGAAGAAGACTTGATTATTTTAGACACTGCTCCTACAGGACATCTTCTGCGTTTTCTAGAAATGCCAACTGCACTAGCAGACTGGCTAGCTTGGATTTTCAAACTCTGGATTAAGTATCAGGATGTCCTTGGTCGTACAGAGTTTATGGGGCGTTTACGAACTTTGCGACAGCGCGTAGTCAAAGCCCAAAAAGTGCTAAAAGACCCACAACAAGCAGAGTTCATTGGAGTTACGCTTAACCAGACTAGCGTACTTGCCGAACAACAACGCCTGTTCAAATCTCTGCAAGAAATAGGTGTAAGCCAGAATTACCTTGTTGTCAACCGCTTTACTTCTACAGCAACCATTAATTGCGATTTTCCCGGTTTGACAATGGTTCGCTTACCACTGCTTCCTCGCTCAGTTCAGCCTTTAGAACGCATCCAAGCAGCCGCGGCCTGTTTATTTTAAAGACTAATTAGACTAAATACTTTCATACCCACAGAGAAATTTATTATGCATCGCACTCCAAATCGCGGACAAATTCAAGCCAAACTTAGCTCAATGCCTCCTCAACGTTCACAAGCAAGAGTTTATTTAAATGCTTACAAAATGATGTTGGAAAAAGAGCGTTTAGAGCAGGAACTACAGAAACTCGAAGCACGCCGACATCAGATTCAGCAGCGTCTTGCTATTTTAAATAGTCAAATGATTGCTGAAGAAGACATCACCCATCAGCAAGCAAATACTGACTTAGAGGACAATACACCAAAATTTAACACCATAACATTGGAATACTAAGTACTAAGATTTCAGTTGCCTATTCTTCGCAACTTCCTTGCGCGGTCGAGGTTTGGGAAGTGCCATTGCGTTTATTGATTATGTTGTTAAGCACATTAAAATCTTTTTTACTAAATTTAAAGTTTAATAAGCATAAAATATCGTGACCAAAGAAGAGTTTTACCGGAGTAAACACATTGTCGCTATTGAATGGTGGCTGCATGAATGTGATTTGCCAAAGAAATTAACTTGGGCAAGGCTTCGCGTGTTTGATGATGCTACGGCTGACTCTTGCTTTGAGGAGGGAGGTAAATTGTACGGTTTTGAAAATCGGGATTTTGCGGCGTACATTCTCAGCGAGGACGAATATATAAGCTTTCAAGGAATGGATGCAGAGGATGAGCAAGAATACGGGATAAAACTGGCAGAAATTTACACTCCTGCTTGGCTGGACAATCCTGTTCAATTATTTGAATACTTTGGAAGCTACTAAGTGAACACAATTTATGAAATTGATATTAGCTTCAATAGTGCAGAGAACTTGCAAAGCACTGACAGCGATCGCAGTTTTGAATGTCGGAATTGTGGGGTATGCCGACATTGGGATAAAAGCGGCTAAAATAAAGCATTCAATTTGGATAAGCCTGTAAATAGCTCAAAGGTGGGCAACAAAACTTATCTCAAACCCTTATATATTTAGCTTTGCGCTAGGCACGAAAATTCGTTGCTTAGTTTTTTCTTACTTCTACTCAATTGCCTAAAATTAGCCAGATCGCTTCACAAGGAATGGAGAATCGACATCTAAAAGCCAATTCTCATCAATAAATTCTAGATTTTCATCATAAACAAGAACTAATTCACCAAGTTTCTGAGCATTGCTACTTGCAGTTTTCCTATTATCAACAGCATCAGCTATGAGCAAAAACTTTAGTTGTAAAAAACGTTCTTTATGAGTAATGCCTATTGAACTGCTAACTAATTCGACTTTTAGGGTACGAGGTAACGTAATTTTCTCATAATATTCATCTTGTTCATCCCAATAGCCACACACTTGATAATCACACCAGTCAAGATGTTCTTGAACAAGAAGATTAGCATCTAAATTTTGTAATATTTCAGTTAAATCTTGCCAAACTTGATGATTTTTTAATTCGAGCCTTGTCATAGTTATGTGGGTTTAATGTTCTGTTACCAAACCAGGGAAGTGCAATATACCATCAATGAATTTTGCATGAAATCGGCGGTCGCCACCTTTACCTAAGACTTTCGATTTCAAATCGTAACCAGATTCTTGGGAAGCCACCAACCCAAGATTACCGCGAGGAGGTACAAGCCCTTTCTCAATGGCTTTTAAATGTTTCCCCTTCTGATCGTATTTTAATCCCAGCTTTATTTGTTCGCTGCCAAATGAAACTAGCAGACCACTGATTGAAAGATATACGCTATCAGGTTGAATATCTGCCCAATTATTGGGTAAAGCTTCCATTAAATTAATACTTATATAGTAGAAGCATAATTTATTTAAGTAAAATACCTAACAACATTTTTTAAATTAACGTGCGCCTCCGTTGGAGACTCACGTTGGTTAAAGCAATAAATCACACAAGCTAGGAAAGAATTTCAATACTCTTGTGTTTGATCGCGTTCCTGCTTTTCTGCTTCCAGAATCGCTAATAAAAGAGCTTCCTCCTGAATTTCAAACTCTTCTTCAGCAATTTCTCCCATATCAAAAGCAAGTTGGAGTGCAAGAAGCTGCTTGCTGAGATTTTCTTTATCATCAATTTCAGTACTTGCTTGTTCTAAAATTTTTTCCCCAAGCCACGTTACCCCCATTAATGGGCCGGTAATCGGTAACAGTAAGAAGCGCAGAACCATATTACTTTATACTCGTGTGAATTTATGAAAGCTGTCCTCGCAAGACCGTAATCATGCTGATGACATAGATATTAAACATTACTAGTCTTGTGTTGATGCCAAAATGTGTTGGATTTGAGTCCAGTTAAGGCTTATTGACATCCGTATTTTATATATTCAGATGTACAAAAAATTACTTTTACAAAAAATTCCTATTGAGGAGGTACTTAGAGCTTGACAACAGTATTAAATGCATCTCCCCAGCGATTTGTCAATACCCCTGCTATTCAACGCGTCGCTCAACGTGCTTTGCGCTATTTACAGTCAGGTTTTTCAGTACATTTACGTGGTGCAGCCGGAGTCGGAAAAACTACTCTGGCAATGCATCTAGCTGATTTGCTCAACCAGCCTATCATCCTCTTATTTGGAGATGATGAGTTTAAAACCTCAGACTTGATTGGTAATCAATTAGGTTATACCCGCAAAAAGGTTGTTGATAACTTCATCCACAGCGTTGTTAAAGTTGAGGATGAACTGCGACAACATTGGGTTGATGCACGATTAACCCTAGCTTGTAAAGAAGGATTTACGCTGGTTTATGACGAATTCAATCGATCGCACCCGGAGGTAAATAACGTTTTACTCTCCGTACTTGAGGAAAGGTTGTTAGTATTGCCAACAAACCAACATCGAGCCGAGTATATCCGGGTTCATCCTCAGTTTCGGGCAATCTTAACATCGAATCCTCAAGAGTATTGTGGAGTCCATGCAACTCAGGATGCTTTGATGGATCGTGTGATTACCATCGATATGCCTCCACCTGATGAACTCACTCAGCAGGAGATTGTAGTTCATAAAACAGGCATAGATTCTGAGAAAGCAGACAAAATCGTGCGCTTGGTGCGGATGTTTTGGAGTCGCTCTGCCTCTGGACAAGGCGGTGGGTTACGTTCCTGTCTGATGATTGCTAGAATCTGCCACGAGCATGAAATTTCCGTAAACTTTGAAGAGCCTAACTTCCAAGATATTTGTGCCGATATCCTGCTTTCTCGCACGAATCAACCTCGTATGGAAGCAACTCGGCTACTGGAAGAGGTTTTGCGTGAATTGTATCATAGTACAAATACTCAATCTCAGCCGGCAGAAGAGATAATACCAGACAGTCAAAATCAGATTGTATTGGCACAACGAGTACCTTACGAGCATGAAGTCTACAACTACCTATGCAAATCTCCAGGAAGGCGTTTCTCTGATTTGGCATCAGAATTAGGCATTGATCGCAGTCAAATTGTAGCTGCACTCAAGTCTCTCAGAGAGCAAGGAGTATTATTGCAAATGCAAGGCACTGAACTGCCGAACATATCACAGACAGTGGCTTTTGATTCTGGCCATTTAATAAATAAATGAGTACTAATACTAATCGGGGAGTTATCACAGCAACTCAAGGTTCTACCTTGGCAGATATTCTCGAACGGGTTCTAGATAAAGGCATTGTGATTGCCGGAGATATTTCTGTTTCCGTCGGCTCGACAGAACTGCTCAACATCCGAATTCGTTTGTTGATTTCTTCTGTTGATAAAGCCAAAGAGATTGGAATTAACTGGTGGGAGAGCGACCCCTATCTTAATAGTCAAGCTCGTTCCTTATTAACAACTAATCAACAACTTCAAGAGCGTGTTGCCAGTCTAGAAACAGAACTGCGATCGCTCAAAGCACTCAATCCTATTAATCATCAGAATGCAGGCGATTAGCAAATCAAAAAATTCGGATTCCGGTTTAGCACCGTTGTTATTGACGGTTGTTGAACTGATACGCCAACTCATGGAAGCTCAGGTGATTCGGCGCATGGATGCTGGCAACCTCAGCGACTCTGAGTTAGATCGAGCTGCCGAAAGCCTGCAACAGCTTGAACAACAGGTTATTAAGCTTTGCGAGGTATTTGATATTGACCCAGCCGATCTAAATATTAACTTGGGTGAAATGGGAACTTTACTTCCCCAATCTGGAGGATACTACCCCGGTGAAACCTCTAGCCAACCCTCTATTCTAGAACTCCTCGATCGCCTATTAAATACGGGTGTGGTAGTTGAAGGTGACTTGGACTTAGGACTGGCTCAATTAAACTTAGTTCACGCCAAGTTAAGATTAGTACTCACCTCTAAACCCCTGTAAATTTTTTATCTACATTCTTATTGGTAAGACATTGTTATGAGTTATGGCTTTTACATTTATGGAATTTTGACCTTGCCTGCTCCGCAAGATTTAAATTTAGAAGGGTTAGATCGGCAACCCGTACAAATTAAAATTTTGGATGATTTTGCAGTCATCTACTCCGAAGCACAGCAAGAGCGTTATTTAGCAAGCCGTCGTAATCTGCTAAGTCATGAGAAAGTCCTTGAGGACATTATGCAAGCAGGCGATGTCTACGACGGGCTAGGCCAACGCAATTTACTGCCCGTGCAATTTGGACTTTTGGTTGCAAGCTGGGAAACGTTTTCAGAGCAATTAATTCGTCCTCATCAAGAAGAATTGACGCAATTGCTAGCAAAGTTATCAGGTCGCCGAGAAGTTAGTGTCAAAGTTTTTTGGAATACCGAGGCAGAAATTCAGGGATTGTTAGCAGAACACCCAAATCTCAAAACCGAAAGGGATAAGCTAGTCGGTCAACCTCTGAATATGGAGCAGGTAATCCAAATAGGACAAGTTATCGAACAGGGAATGAGCGATCGCAAACAAGGCATCATAAATTTATTTCAAGGCACTCTCAACTCCATTGCGATCGATGTAGTAGAAAATAGTCCCCAAATGGACACAATGATTTACAACGCAGCCTACCTAATTCCTTGGGAAGCAGAATCACAATTTAGCGAACAGGTTGAAGCACTTGATCGTCAATTTGAAGAACGTTTGCGAATTCGCTACAACAATTTCACTGCCCCTTTTAACTTTGCTCGCCTGCGATTAGTTAGTTCTAACTAAACAGCAATAAAAATGGAAAATCAAAAATTATTAGACTTCTTGCAAAAGTGCTAATTTCAAATTGTCTCTCGGCACCTTTGCGTGAGATAAAAATATTTATGTAAGAAGCCTATTGAAACTTTTAATTGTTTTGAAAATTAAATTTTTCTTTGCCTTTTATTTAACTAAAATTAATGGACGACATATTTAAAGGATTTGAACAGCTATTAGAAATTGCCAAAGCTTTAGAAGAAAAAGTAGAGAAAGGCGAGTTAAAAACTTCTATTCAAATTCGCTCTCCTAATCTTAGTAGTATTCCCCGACAAGGCAATATTCCCAGAACAAATAATTCCAGCCGAGTCAGATCCAATTCCACCGTTGGTACTACACCAATGGATGATGCTGATGTTACTCCCCCATCAGCTAAGACAAACTCAAAAACTTCTTGGCAAGATGTCGGCGGCTTGGGTGATGTTCTCAAGGAAATCAGAGAGTTAGTTGAAATTCCCCTAAAACGTCCAGATTTATTGGCGAAATTAGGGTTAGAGCCTCCGCGTGGGGTTTTGCTAGTTGGCCCGCCCGGTACGGGAAAAACTTTAACAGCTCGTGTTTTGGCGGAAGAGTTAGAGTTAAACTACATTGCCATCAATGGCCCAGAGGTGATGAGCAAGTATTACGGGGAAGCAGAAGCTCGTTTACGAAGCATTTTTGAGAAAGCAACTCGTTCTGCTCCCTGTCTGATATTTATTGATGAAATTGACAGCCTTGCCCCAGATCGCAGCCAAGTAGAAGGTGAAGTTGAAAAAAGACTAGTGGCGCAGTTGCTTGGGTTAATGGATGGATTTGCCAAAACTGAGGGCGTACTGGTATTAGCGGCAACAAATCGTCCTGATTATCTCGATCCGGCACTGCGTCGTCCGGGACGCTTCGATCGCGAAGTTCATTTTCGCGTTCCTGATCGCAATGGACGATTGGAAATTCTCACAATTTTGACAAGTGCCATGCCCTTGGAGACTGCGGTTGATTTAGGAGCGATCGCCGATTTGGCTGTTGGTTTTGTTGGTGCCGATATCAAAGCTCTTTGTCAAAAAGCAGCCTACATTGCCCTGCGTCGTCAAGTCCCCTCACTCAACAGTCCCATTCCTGAGAACATGACTATCATGCAGCAGGATTTTCTCGAAGCAATTAAGGAGATAAAACCCTCAGTTCTCAGGTCTGTAGCAGTTGAAGCACCAAATGTAAGTTGGGATGACATTGGTGGTTTGGATGATGTGAAACAAAAACTTCAAGAATCTGTAGAGGGCGCACTTCTCTATCCCGAACTATACGAGCAAACCAAAGCCAAGCCTCCCCGTGGGATTTTGTTGTGGGGGCCGCCGGGAACAGGAAAAACCTTACTGGCAAAAGCGATCGCTTCCCAAGCAAGAGCCAACTTTATTGCTGTGAATGGCCCGGAATTACTCAGCCGATGGGTAGGAGCCGCAGAACAAGCAGTCAGAGAACTCTTTAGCAAAGCTCGACAAGCAGCACCTTGCGTTGTGTTTGTAGATGAAATTGATACCCTGGCACCAGCACGGGGACGATTCAGTGGTGATTCTGGAGTTAGCGATCGCGTTGTCGGTCAACTGCTCACCGAATTGGATGGGTTGCATGAATGCCCGAAAGTACTGTTAGTAGGAGCAACCAATCGTCCAGAAACCCTCGATCCGGCCTTACTCAGAGCCGGAAGATTAGACTTACAAATCAAAATCGATCTGCCAGATCGAGCCAGTCGATTAGCAATTTTACAAGTTCACAATCTAGATCGTCCTCTGGTTGATGTCGATTTAGAAACCTGGGCAACAGTTACCGAAGGTTGGAATGGCGCAGACTTGGCTTTATTGAGCAATCAAGCTGCTTTAAGCGCAATTCGTCGATATCGCGCCCAGGGATTAAGCGACTCCAGCCTGATTCAGATTACAAATGATGATTTTCAAGTTACATATCAGATGCTTGCTAATCAGCATCAATCTGAATAAAAGGGTGTAGGGTGTGGGGTGTAGGGAAAAACCAAGGTTGTACCAATTCACTAAAATTCTGAAACAGATGTAAACTCTGAAAGCCTTGCTGCATCTTACGTTTTTTCATTACGAATGGGTAGTAATTACTTAATAAGTATCCCAAGTTTATGTCAATATACGCCTATGCTCTTCTAGTACCGATCGCATCACCACTTGTTCTACCTGTTGGGATGGAAAGGAATACTGAACTCGTTTACTCTTCTGGTATAGCCGCGATCGTAGAGCCGGAAATCTCACTGGAAGCATTACAAGCAACAGATGAGCGTTTACTTCAATCTGTATTAACCCACGATCGCGTAATTCGAGAACTTTTTCAACAAACTCCCCTTCTTCCCCTACGCTTTGGGAACGGTTTTACCTCGCAAGAAAAACTGCTGAATCATCTAGAAAAGCACCAACAGCAATATCTAGAAACCCTAACTCAGCTAAGAGACAAAGTTGAGTACACTTTAAAAGCTACACCCTGTAATTTACTTGACGATTCTGACACTATTGATGCTAAAGGAAAAGCCTATCTATTAGCTAAAAAACAACGCTACCAAACACAGCAAGCATTTCAAGCACAACAATGCGAACAGTGGGAACTCTTGAACCAGTTAATTCTCAAAACCTATACAAACGTTACCTGTGAGACTCGACAGCCAGATGTGCGACAAATTCACTTTTTAACACAGCGCAACAATTCAACGGTCAGTACAGAGCAATTTTCCCTTTGGCAAGTACAATGCTCGCACTGGCAATTGGCACTGAGTGAACCTCTGCCACCCTATCATTTTCTCAAAAATACTCTCGGATAAATTCATAAAAAATAATATTTAAAGCTTGTCAAGAAAAAATAAAGACTAGATGATTTTTTCTTTTATTTTTGTTGTCTAAAAAATATTGTTAACTTTTTAGTATTTTTTTATTTTCTTATATTTATCTTATATTTTTGGGAACACTAAATCCAGGAAGAATAAAACACATTGTGTAAGTTTTACCTAATGCTCGATCAGAGCAAGATGAAACCAATAATTAGATTTATGTGAGGAAAAGAAAATGGCTGTTGAAAAAGTTAACTCATCTTCAAGTCTTGCTGAAGTTATTGACCGCATTTTAGACAAAGGAATTGTAGTTGATGCTTGGGTACGTGTTTCTTTAGTTGGTATTGAACTGCTAGCAATAGAAGCTCGGATTGTCATTGCTTCAGTTGAAACTTACTTAAGATATGCAGAAGCAGTTGGTTTAACATCTCAGGCTGCTGTTCCATCTGCTGCTTAACACCACATTAAAAAAGGGAGTCTTTATTTATGGCTCCCATTTAATGTTTATAGTTAACCAAATAGGAGATTTCAGCTGATGGCTCTCAAGAATTTGTGGGAACAAGAGCGATCGCAGCGATTACAAATAACTGCTGAACGCCGTCAACAAGTTAACCAGTGGAAACAGCTAACTCAACAAGAACTTCAGTTGCAAGCAGATTTGCTCCATCAAGAACTGAGCAGTTTTGTTAGCAGCCTTCATAACAACAGAAACTTACAACAGCAACAATTTCAACAAGAGATTGTAGAGCGGCAATTGGAAATATTGCAAATAAAAACAGATGTCTGCCAACGCCAACAAGAATACCGCCAACAGCGGGCAGCGAAGGCTCAGGCATTGTTCCAAGATTTGCAAAATTTCCGGGCAATTTTACATAAAAATGTTTGGGGCGAGCGCATTCATGAACAAGTAGTTGCCCCACCTCCTGCTAAAACAGAGAAATTAGTGGCAACAGTTCCAAAATGGGCAATGTCTCGTTCTGGAATT
This window of the Nostoc sp. HK-01 genome carries:
- a CDS encoding gas vesicle protein GvpV, giving the protein MHRTPNRGQIQAKLSSMPPQRSQARVYLNAYKMMLEKERLEQELQKLEARRHQIQQRLAILNSQMIAEEDITHQQANTDLEDNTPKFNTITLEY
- a CDS encoding gas vesicle protein GvpK, producing the protein MQAISKSKNSDSGLAPLLLTVVELIRQLMEAQVIRRMDAGNLSDSELDRAAESLQQLEQQVIKLCEVFDIDPADLNINLGEMGTLLPQSGGYYPGETSSQPSILELLDRLLNTGVVVEGDLDLGLAQLNLVHAKLRLVLTSKPL
- a CDS encoding gas vesicle synthesis protein GvpF, producing MSYGFYIYGILTLPAPQDLNLEGLDRQPVQIKILDDFAVIYSEAQQERYLASRRNLLSHEKVLEDIMQAGDVYDGLGQRNLLPVQFGLLVASWETFSEQLIRPHQEELTQLLAKLSGRREVSVKVFWNTEAEIQGLLAEHPNLKTERDKLVGQPLNMEQVIQIGQVIEQGMSDRKQGIINLFQGTLNSIAIDVVENSPQMDTMIYNAAYLIPWEAESQFSEQVEALDRQFEERLRIRYNNFTAPFNFARLRLVSSN
- a CDS encoding gas vesicle protein G, GvpG, encoding MVLRFLLLPITGPLMGVTWLGEKILEQASTEIDDKENLSKQLLALQLAFDMGEIAEEEFEIQEEALLLAILEAEKQERDQTQEY
- a CDS encoding gas vesicle protein GvpJ produces the protein MSTNTNRGVITATQGSTLADILERVLDKGIVIAGDISVSVGSTELLNIRIRLLISSVDKAKEIGINWWESDPYLNSQARSLLTTNQQLQERVASLETELRSLKALNPINHQNAGD
- a CDS encoding gas vesicle synthesis protein GvpW, producing the protein MSIYAYALLVPIASPLVLPVGMERNTELVYSSGIAAIVEPEISLEALQATDERLLQSVLTHDRVIRELFQQTPLLPLRFGNGFTSQEKLLNHLEKHQQQYLETLTQLRDKVEYTLKATPCNLLDDSDTIDAKGKAYLLAKKQRYQTQQAFQAQQCEQWELLNQLILKTYTNVTCETRQPDVRQIHFLTQRNNSTVSTEQFSLWQVQCSHWQLALSEPLPPYHFLKNTLG
- a CDS encoding ATPase central domain-containing protein yields the protein MDDIFKGFEQLLEIAKALEEKVEKGELKTSIQIRSPNLSSIPRQGNIPRTNNSSRVRSNSTVGTTPMDDADVTPPSAKTNSKTSWQDVGGLGDVLKEIRELVEIPLKRPDLLAKLGLEPPRGVLLVGPPGTGKTLTARVLAEELELNYIAINGPEVMSKYYGEAEARLRSIFEKATRSAPCLIFIDEIDSLAPDRSQVEGEVEKRLVAQLLGLMDGFAKTEGVLVLAATNRPDYLDPALRRPGRFDREVHFRVPDRNGRLEILTILTSAMPLETAVDLGAIADLAVGFVGADIKALCQKAAYIALRRQVPSLNSPIPENMTIMQQDFLEAIKEIKPSVLRSVAVEAPNVSWDDIGGLDDVKQKLQESVEGALLYPELYEQTKAKPPRGILLWGPPGTGKTLLAKAIASQARANFIAVNGPELLSRWVGAAEQAVRELFSKARQAAPCVVFVDEIDTLAPARGRFSGDSGVSDRVVGQLLTELDGLHECPKVLLVGATNRPETLDPALLRAGRLDLQIKIDLPDRASRLAILQVHNLDRPLVDVDLETWATVTEGWNGADLALLSNQAALSAIRRYRAQGLSDSSLIQITNDDFQVTYQMLANQHQSE
- a CDS encoding gas vesicle protein GvpA, with amino-acid sequence MAVEKVNSSSSLAEVIDRILDKGIVVDAWVRVSLVGIELLAIEARIVIASVETYLRYAEAVGLTSQAAVPSAA
- a CDS encoding gas vesicle protein GvpC, encoding MALKNLWEQERSQRLQITAERRQQVNQWKQLTQQELQLQADLLHQELSSFVSSLHNNRNLQQQQFQQEIVERQLEILQIKTDVCQRQQEYRQQRAAKAQALFQDLQNFRAILHKNVWGERIHEQVVAPPPAKTEKLVATVPKWAMSRSGIKTSGFRPAVNTMTRKVPALNADTKSKVQQYIQQAEGATLIEIEEVMGLSRVQTIDILRSLIKQGVLEQRDRQYFIRQQAIS
- a CDS encoding gas vesicle protein GvpN, translating into MTTVLNASPQRFVNTPAIQRVAQRALRYLQSGFSVHLRGAAGVGKTTLAMHLADLLNQPIILLFGDDEFKTSDLIGNQLGYTRKKVVDNFIHSVVKVEDELRQHWVDARLTLACKEGFTLVYDEFNRSHPEVNNVLLSVLEERLLVLPTNQHRAEYIRVHPQFRAILTSNPQEYCGVHATQDALMDRVITIDMPPPDELTQQEIVVHKTGIDSEKADKIVRLVRMFWSRSASGQGGGLRSCLMIARICHEHEISVNFEEPNFQDICADILLSRTNQPRMEATRLLEEVLRELYHSTNTQSQPAEEIIPDSQNQIVLAQRVPYEHEVYNYLCKSPGRRFSDLASELGIDRSQIVAALKSLREQGVLLQMQGTELPNISQTVAFDSGHLINK